ATGCAACAAGAAAGCCTAGAACTTCAGTTCTGAGATGAATTGCCGTTAAGTTTATATTCCTCCAAGTCCACCATCTCCTTGAGCGTGTTGCTCGGATGTGGATGGGACGTCCGAAAGCTGGAATAAGGCTCCCATCCAAGACGGGTAGGGATGGTTCCAGCGAGCGGGCCATGGACTATACGTCCATGGCAGGGGCTGCCTTGACACAGCCCAGAACTCAGTACGATGAGACCCCAGGTAGAGGAACCGAGAATCTCCCGACTTTAGCCGAGGAGAAGCTCACTTGATGTCTCAGGGAGTGTTTGTAAGCCCCCTTTTGTTTCAGACAGCATTCGACTTAGCGGCCTGCCCGGCTGCTCGTGGGGCCTCATCGCAGCTCTATACGGCCTTATGCCTCGTGGGGTTACCACGTTTCACCGTTTCCAACGATCTTGTCTGCAGGTTATCTCGACACCTGTCGCCAGGCGTCTTCGCTGCGTCACTCTCATCGATCGTTGGTCGTTTCGTTTCTGTGGTTTGTCCCAGGCTTTTCAGCCTGTGCCTTTCGGCACCACGATTCCCCATTGGCGGGGGACTTTCCTCAGACGCTCATTTTTACATCGCGTCCGACAGCTGTCCAACACTCCCTGAGACTGTATAATATATATTGTGGGATGCTTTTATTTTTTATTCATTCATTTTTTGTTTTTCGCTTTTATTCAAACCTTATATTTGGGTTTATTTTTGTTTTTGCTGTGGTAATTGTTCATATTGGTGTTGATGACACTGACTCGGTTAATGGTGGTTGTACTACTTATGTTGCTGCTGTAACTGTTAAGGAGTTATTGTTAAGAGGTGTTAGGTTTATTGATTATCCAAATTTGATTAGGCTTAATCCTAACGTGCCGTGGAAGACTAGAGGTAATGGAGCTATCGCTTTTAGACTTCTCGTTGATGATGATGTGTCAGACGTTTTTGATATTGTTTATAACGTGTTATTGAAGTATTATGATAAGTATGATGAAAAACCTCAGCCTGTTCTTGCAATGTATGTTGGTGATGTGATTGAGGAATTTCGTGCTTTCTCAAAGAATGCTTTGAGTAAGATTATTTCTTTGGATGATGCTTTGAGGCTCGCAAGGAAATTTAACGTGTATTATAAGGATGTTGGGAGAGGATTGCGTGGTTTGATTGGTGCTTTGGCTGCGATAGGTGAACCGTTGGATCACGGTGATTATACTTATGAACTTTTAGTTTATCGATCATTTTTTGAGCGAAGCTTAAGACGCAATGTCGATGAAAAGTCTGTTTTTGAGATGGATGAAAAAACTTATCCTTATACGTTTAATAATATTGACCGGAAAGATGGCAGGGTTTTGTTAACACCCCACGGGCCTGATCCTGTAATACTTGGTATCAGGGGGGATGATCCGAGTTTACTTGTGAAAGCATTAAACATGATAAGAATCTATGATAAGATTGAAAGATGGGTGATATTTAGGTCAAACCAGGGTACTGATGCTCATTTAATTAATGCGAAACTTAGCAATGTAAGTCCTTACATGTCAGTGATTGTAAATGGGATTGTATGGTCTAAGCCTATTATTATACCTGGTGGTCATGTTTTCTTTATGTTGAACGATAGCACTGGTGTAATTAATGTTGCTGTTTATAAGGAGACTGGGGATCTTAACATATTCGCTAGAAAATTGTTGCCTGGTGATGTCATTAGCGTTGCTGGTGGCATTAAACCTGGTCCTAATGGACTAAATCTCAATGCAGAACGTATTACTGTTATAAAAGCTATTGAGCGAAAAATTAAGAGAAATCCACGATGCCCAATATGCAACGTGAGTATGAGCTCAATGGGGTATAATCAAGGTTATAGGTGTAAAAAGTGTGGTTATATTAGTAAAGAATCGCCTACAATTATTACTATAACTGATCAAGATCTTGAACCTAACAAAGTTCATCTTCAGTCTCCTAAAGCAAGACGACATTTGACAAAACCACTTGAACGCTATGGTCGTGAGAAACAATTCTTTGAATACGGAATACTTCATGAACCGTGGCATTGGCCATGATATTCTTGTAAAGCGTTCCCATTAACGTTGTAGATGTCTTTAACAATACTTTCTGAGTGTTTATGTGAAAGAGAAAGTTTTAAAGTGAACTACCCCACCCTTACGGATGGGGCTTCCAGCTTAGGCTGGTTATGGGCTGGTTCACTTGCAGCCCCGTGGATGGGCATATAGCTCATCCACCTCTCAAATTTTTTAGCGATGTTGATGGCTCCGTTTAGGTCTGCGTTGTATTCTCCGCAGTGAGCGCAGACGAACAAGCCCTGAGTTTTGCGCTTTCCTTCACACCCGCAGACATGGCACGTTATTGAAGTGTAGGCTTCGCTTGTGGTTATTACTGGTATGCCTACGAGCATAGCTTTATACTCTATCATTTTCGTTAAGCGATAATATGGCATGTTGCTGACTATTCTGTTTAAGCGTTTGCCTTTGCCCTTGACTCGCTTTCTTATTCCCTTTAGGTCTCCCAAAACTATGTAAGAGTTGGTTGCAAGGGCGAGGCTGACTATCCTTTTGCTGACTCGGT
This genomic interval from Thermoprotei archaeon contains the following:
- a CDS encoding tRNA(Ile)(2)-agmatinylcytidine synthase — protein: MVIVHIGVDDTDSVNGGCTTYVAAVTVKELLLRGVRFIDYPNLIRLNPNVPWKTRGNGAIAFRLLVDDDVSDVFDIVYNVLLKYYDKYDEKPQPVLAMYVGDVIEEFRAFSKNALSKIISLDDALRLARKFNVYYKDVGRGLRGLIGALAAIGEPLDHGDYTYELLVYRSFFERSLRRNVDEKSVFEMDEKTYPYTFNNIDRKDGRVLLTPHGPDPVILGIRGDDPSLLVKALNMIRIYDKIERWVIFRSNQGTDAHLINAKLSNVSPYMSVIVNGIVWSKPIIIPGGHVFFMLNDSTGVINVAVYKETGDLNIFARKLLPGDVISVAGGIKPGPNGLNLNAERITVIKAIERKIKRNPRCPICNVSMSSMGYNQGYRCKKCGYISKESPTIITITDQDLEPNKVHLQSPKARRHLTKPLERYGREKQFFEYGILHEPWHWP
- a CDS encoding transposase → KPHRKFPENAKLCESKIVKRKDRYIAMLTFEFPAPPMRECSSILAVDLGERFAATAVLWQNENVMKAQFYGREIRGVRRHYAWLRKRLQERGLTKVVKRVGSKERRVVNTILHRVSKRIVSLALATNSYIVLGDLKGIRKRVKGKGKRLNRIVSNMPYYRLTKMIEYKAMLVGIPVITTSEAYTSITCHVCGCEGKRKTQGLFVCAHCGEYNADLNGAINIAKKFERWMSYMPIHGAASEPAHNQPKLEAPSVRVG